GGTTAATTCCGGGTTTTTAAATGGCCTTGAGGTCAATGATGCAAAGAAAAAGATGATTTCATACCTTGAAAAAAATGGAATAGGGAAAAGGAAAGTAAATTATAAATTGAGAGATTGGGTATTTTCACGCCAGAGGTACTGGGGAGAGCCTATTCCATTGATACACTGTGAAAAATGCGGATGGGTTCCTGTGCCGGAGGAAGAACTCCCCGTGACTCTTCCTGAAGTAAAAAACTATATGCCCACGGACAACGGGGAGTCGCCGCTTTCAACCATCAGAGATTGGGTGGAGACAAAATGCCCTAAATGCGGGGGTTATGCTGAAAGAGAGACGGATACGATGCCTCAATGGGCAGGCTCGTCATGGTATTACTTAAGATATACCGACCCGCATAATGATAAGGCTTTTGCATCAAAGGAAAATATGGACTATTGGCTTCCTGTCGACTGGTATAACGGAGGAATGGAGCATACGACTCTTCACCTTCTCTATTCAAGATTCTGGCATAAATTCCTATATGATATAGGATATGTTCCAACACCCGAACCATATATAAAGAGAACATCTCATGGGATGATACTTGGCGAGAACAATGAAAAGATGTCAAAGTCGAGAGGCAATGTGATCAATCCGGATGATATCGTAAATGAATTCGGTGCGGATACCCTGAGAACCTATGAGATGTTCATAGGTGCATTTGACCAGAGCGTTCCATGGTCCAACCAGGGTGTAAAAGGATGCCGGAGATTTTTAGACAGGGTATGGAAGTTAAAATATATGTTGGTCGAAGGAGATTCTTATTCAAAAAAGCTTGAAACAAAGGTCAATAGAACTATTAAGAAAGTAAGCTTGGATTTTGAACAGATGAAGTATAATACGGCTATTGCAGCGATGATGGCGCTTGTAAATGATTTTTATGCTGCAGGGAAAGTCACGAGAGGAGAAATGAAGACTCTTTTGATATTATTGAACCCGGTTGCTCCCCATATAACCGAAGAATTGTGGCAACAGCTTGATTTCGGAGGCAGGCTTTATTCCCAGAAGTGGGTTACATGGGACGAATCAAAAACAGTAGAGGATTCGGTGGAAATAGCCGTGCAGATTAACGGCAAGCTTAAAGGTAGAGTCGTTATTTCGCTTGGCGACAGCAACGATGATGTAAAGAAAAAAGTCTTTGCAGATGACGATATTAAAAAGTTTGTAGACGGGAAGAAAATTATAAAAGAGATTTACGTCCCAGGCAGAATTTATAATATTGTTGCAAAATAAAATACATTGGATTATATGTTATGTATTCTGATGAGGGAGGCTGCACAATGAGCTATAACATCTTAAAATGGCGGTAAAAATGAAAACAAATAGCTGATGCAGTCAGATAGTCTCTGCCCTATAGAATTATGAATCCTTGATTAAAGTCATTATTGCAATAAAAAGCAGGTAGCATAATATTTTTGCTTATGCCCTGCTTTTTTATGTGGAAATATTTTGGGTTACCTGTTAGAATTAAATATATGCTGTATAAATTCCCAAAATATTATTAAAAAATATAAATATAAAGGGTTATGTTTGATATAATAGGTACAGACAGCTTCCTTAAGTATTTACTGTTTCTGTACAAGAAGGGATGTTATTATATGAACAACAGTAAAATAAAAAGCTCGATAAAAATATTGCTGTGGGCCGTATTTGCCTTGTACTTATATAATCTTATAAATATTCAACTTATGCGAGGATATACTGTTTCGGAAGTTTTTGAGACTCTGAGGAGCCTTAATTTAACAAATTTTGAAGTGTATGCAAAACATTCCATAAGCATAATTCCCTTAAAGACAATTTATGAATATGTAACAAACAGTTCGAAGAATGGTTACTGGTATGTATTGAACAATATAGGTGGGAAAATATTAATTTTTATGCCTCTTACTTTTATCCTGCCGTTTCTTTTTAAAAAGTTAAGGGATTGCCGGAGGATATTGCTGCTTTCGTTCTGTATAAGTTTGTTCTTTCAGATAATGGCGCTTATTTTAAGGACAGGCCTGTTTGCTACAGATAATATAATATTGAATGTACTCGGTGGATTCTTTGGATATTTATGTTTTCATGCATTTTTGATGTATACGGAAAAAATACTATAATATATATACATCCATATGAATATATTGTTATGGAAGTTCTATATTAGCTGTCAAAGTAATAGCCGCGTGATGCGGCTATTACTGCAGGTTGCAGCCTCCGACTATTTCAACTGACGACGATGATGGGATATTTAAAGGGGGCAAAAATATCTGGCTCTCATGTGCAGGCAGCAATTGCATAAGAGTGCCTGTTATTTTAGCAGGGGATTTAAATGCTGAGGTTGATACTACCACGAACTCGATAGGCAGTCGTACTCCTCCGCCAGATGGTATAGGCAAATCTTCATGCGATATATTAACTACGCTATTAGTAATATTCATGTTAAGTGAAACCCTGTTTCCGTTTTCAAAAGTAGCAGTACAACCGCAGAAATCCGTAAATTGGATTAGAACATCCCCGGGTATAAAGATTCTATCAAGTATCTTTACGGAAGTGTCAGGCGAAGTACCGGTATTCGCAACAGTTATATGATGTATTATTTTATTGTTTTCAGTAACCTTAATTGAACTTTCCCCTTTTAACCTTACAACATTTACAGTATTTGTACAGGTATCTGACGATGAAATAGTGCCGCACGATACTGTGGTTATATTTGTAAAAATATATGCACCGGGCTGCATAAACGAGTCTATCGGAACATCATATTTAAAGTTTATTGATTGACCGGCAATAATGCTGTTTATTTTTCCAAAGATCATGACTGTATTTTTAGATACTGTTGTGATTTCAAACTTTAAATCTACGGGAAGCAATAAGGGGGCAAGAGCAACATTGGCTCCATCGTAGCTGAGTATATCCTGAAATTTAATGTCCTCTAAATTTGAACCTCCCTCGTTTTTTATGGAAACGTTATATTCAAGTACGGCCGAATTATTTTTTATTATCAAACTGGATTTTTTCTCCGCCGTCAATTTATCGGGAATAGGGCATCCAGGCACTTTATATCCGTTCTGACATGCAAATTTTAAAATGTCATGTCCTGCTTTTACTGTAATGGGCTGGGATAATGCCGGATAATCTCCTGCTATGCTTATCCTGTATTCTACATGTGCGCCTCTTTCATATCTTCCGTTGTTTTCTATTTTAAGATATTGAAAACCTGAAGGCGCTTGACCAAAAGTTATATCATCTGGCAGCAGCATAAATGGTATAATATTGAATTTGCCGTAATTTTCGATTTTTTCCTCCACTATTATATTTTCTTTTGAAATATCATGGCATACAGGTATTAATATACTCTCGACGGGGTTTGCATAACCTCCGGATGAGCAATCAGAGAACAGACTGTATGTCCATACAGATATACCGGTTATTATATTAAAGCAAGGGTTATTTACAATGCTTCCATCCATCAGCGACTGACAAGCCGGCTGCATTACTGATATTCCGTTCTGTGACGGGCCGCTGCATAGATTTTTGTAAGGCAGCGTGTATGGTACGCATCTGTCGGCCATAGAATCACTTCCTTTATAAACTTCTCTTTCATTTTATAATATGCAACATATCATATATTTTTTATATTAGTGGATATAAAGAGAGATTATTTTTAGGATACTTTCTTTCAATTAGCTGTGAAAATATTCATAAAAGGGTGTTGACTTAAATACTTTTCAAATAATTATGGATATATTCTAGGGAAAATGCGGGTTTGAAATGATTTTAATAATTTTTATAATAATATTATAAAAATTATTAAAATTATAAAAAATCGTTCAACAACAATGTGTAATTTGCGACATTATTCATCTAATAAATGGGAATATATGTATGCATATATATTCATATATTTAGTTAATTATGTTAAACTGCAAAAAAATAAATTATATTGTCGAATGCTGAACTTATTTTCTATTCTGATGATATCACAATATTACAAAATATATAGGCGAATGGTGATAGAATATGCATTGTAAATTAATGATATTTTATTTATAAAGTTTCAAATCAAATCATAAAAATCTATAAGAGGTGATGGGGATTGAAAGAGACTGAAGTTTTTGCTGTAAAAACATTCCTAAATAGTTATCCTAAAAATAGGTATGCTAATTTTAGGTACATGCTTTTAGAAGATGAAAAGGAAATGAAAAATGCTGATCAGGTAACAAAAGTGAAGTGCTTTGGGGCAGAGATAATCCGGGAGGACTTGGATGGTGATTGCATTTATGCAAGAGAGAGCAATAGGATAGAATGCATTACACCTTATAGATACAAAGCGGTGCAGTTGCTCAAAAAATTATTTGATGGATGCGTATCTCCGATACATTTAATAGATATAGCAGGTCCCATTGTGGATGAGTGGGTATCCGACTTTGATTTGGAACAGGCAAGTGTGCAAAATTATATTTAATACATAGAACAAATCATGGAATATTTCGTCTGTAAATATAGATACTATTTTACGAGGTGACATATTCCATGAAGAAATTCTTTCTTGTACTAAGTATAATCGTACTCATAATTTTACTCTATGTAGGCATTACTAACAAGGTTCAGAAAATAAAATCGGGAGAAGAGAAACGCACTGAAACAGTCGTAATATATATAACCCAAACTCTGGGTTATTTTTTTTGTCCGAAATAAAGTTGATTTGTCCTAAGGCTGTGAGGTTAGAACTTACAAAACTTGAATCTGGCGAATGAGTATTCAAAATAACATAAGCTCAAATTGCGAATTGCCCCTTGCACTTTACGAAGTATTGACTTAAAGTATTATAATATATATTGTAATAATTATTTTTATGGGTGGAATTTATGAAAATACTTGGTACCGGAATTGATATAGTTGAAATCGGCAGGATAGAGGATGCTTCTGAGAGAAACACGACATTTTTGACCAGAATATTTACCACGGTTGAAATAGAATATTTTAAAAGCAAGGGTTTTAACCCGTGCCACACAGCCGGAACATTTGCGGCAAAGGAAGCTGTGTTCAAGGCATTGGGCAAGGGTATCGGCAGCATTAAGTTTAAGGATGTCGAAATTGTGAGGGAGAATAGTGGAAAACCCGTCGTTAATCTATATGGGAATGCGTTAAAATATTCATATTCAGCCGGCGTAAAAAATATATACATTTCTATTTCCCACAGCAGGGATTATGCAGTAGCATATGCTGTATCCGAAGGGGATGATAATGCATGAAGGCGGCTCTGTCTTCCCAGATGAGAAAAATCGATAGCGATGCTGTGAGCATTTATGGCATACCTGGTGTTTTACTTATGGAAAATGCCGCAATAAAATTATGCTCCCATATTGTCGATGTTGAAAAATATAAAAATGAAAAAATATGCATAGTATGCGGGAAAGGGAACAACGGTGGAGATGGCTTCACAGCGGCAAGGCATCTTGCGCTTTCCGGACGCAGTGTGATAATTTATTTGATAGGTGCCGGTAAAGACTTAAAGGGTGATGCTCTCACTAATTATATTATCGATAAGAATATGGGTATAGAAATATACGAAGTTCGATCCATGGATGGCTTGAATTTGCTAAAAAAAGATATAAAAGGCTCGGGAATTGTTGTCGACGGGCTTTTAGGGACAGGTATAAAGGGTGAAGTTAAGGGCCTGTATAAAGATATAATAGATATAATAAATGAGAATGCAAGGTTCGTTGTTTCAATAGATATACCATCGGGCGTGGATGCCGATACCGGCAAAGTATCGGGAGCTGCTGTGCTTGCGGATAGGACCGTGACATTTGCACTTCCGAAAATCGGGCTTTATACATTCCCCGGTGCCGATCATGCCGGAAGAGTTTATATAGAGGACATCTCAATGCCGCATGAATTAATAGAAAGGCAGAATATAAATACCGGAATCCTGACAGAATCGGACATATCAAATGTATTTTTGCCGAGAAAAAGGGATTCGAATAAAGGCACATATGGAAGAGCCCTTATAATAGGGGGCTCGGAGAATATGATGGGTGCTCCGGTTATGAGCATACTATCGGCGCTAAGGTGCGGGGCAGGGCTGGTCGAAGCATGTGTTCCTTCAAGCATACAGCAAAGGGTGGCACCCCTTGCTGTGGAAGCCATTGTAAAAGGGGTAAAAGATGAGGACGGGATAATTTGCAGCAATGCGCTGGATGAAATTTTGGATTCATTAAAGCATGCCTCATCTTATGCAATAGGTCCCGGGCTTACGGCAAGCGAAAGGCTTTTGGATATTTTATCCAATGTCATTGAAGAGGCGGATGTACCGGGAGTAATAGATGCCGATGGGTTAAATGTGCTGTCTTTGGATAAGTCAATATTAAAAGAATCGAAAAGCCAGATTATAATAACGCCTCACCCGGGAGAAATGGCAAGGCTGCTCAAAAGTAGCATTAAGGATATACAGAGTGACAGGATAGGCTGCGCCCGCGAGTTTTCATCGGAGTTTGGAGCAATAACCGTTCTTAAAGGGGCAAATACTGTTATAGCATCACCGAATGGTGAAGTATTTATAAATACCACGGGAAATCCTGGGATGGCAAAGGGCGGTTCAGGCGACATACTCACAGGAATGATAGCTTCATTGCTTGCCCAGGGTATAGAACCTTATGAAGCCTGCAAGGCCGGGGTATTTGTTCATGGCAGGGCCGGGGACATAGCATTGCAGCACAAGGGTGAATAT
Above is a genomic segment from Clostridiales bacterium containing:
- the leuS gene encoding leucine--tRNA ligase; translated protein: MNENDYDPKKIEKKWQDIWDKEEAFKAKDDRSKPKYYALVEFPYPSGKGLHVGHPRPYTALDIIARKRRMEGYNVLFPMGWDAFGLPTENYAIKNKIHPKIVTENNVRRFKKQLKSLGYSFDWSREINTTDPSYYKWTQWIFLKLFEHGLAYKAEMPINWCTQCKVGLANEEVVNGVCERCGGEVVRKVKKQWMLKITDYAQKLLDDLDKVDYIDKVKAQQRNWIGRSEGAEVDFKIAGKDDALTVFTTRPDTLFGATYMVLSPEHPIIDKYKKEIKNWEDIQSYRENANRKSDFERTQIVKDKTGVPLMGINAINPVTQKEIPIWISDYVLMTYGTGAIMAVPAHDERDFEFAKKFGLPIIEVVKGGNISDAAYTDTESGVLVNSGFLNGLEVNDAKKKMISYLEKNGIGKRKVNYKLRDWVFSRQRYWGEPIPLIHCEKCGWVPVPEEELPVTLPEVKNYMPTDNGESPLSTIRDWVETKCPKCGGYAERETDTMPQWAGSSWYYLRYTDPHNDKAFASKENMDYWLPVDWYNGGMEHTTLHLLYSRFWHKFLYDIGYVPTPEPYIKRTSHGMILGENNEKMSKSRGNVINPDDIVNEFGADTLRTYEMFIGAFDQSVPWSNQGVKGCRRFLDRVWKLKYMLVEGDSYSKKLETKVNRTIKKVSLDFEQMKYNTAIAAMMALVNDFYAAGKVTRGEMKTLLILLNPVAPHITEELWQQLDFGGRLYSQKWVTWDESKTVEDSVEIAVQINGKLKGRVVISLGDSNDDVKKKVFADDDIKKFVDGKKIIKEIYVPGRIYNIVAK
- a CDS encoding VanZ family protein produces the protein MNNSKIKSSIKILLWAVFALYLYNLINIQLMRGYTVSEVFETLRSLNLTNFEVYAKHSISIIPLKTIYEYVTNSSKNGYWYVLNNIGGKILIFMPLTFILPFLFKKLRDCRRILLLSFCISLFFQIMALILRTGLFATDNIILNVLGGFFGYLCFHAFLMYTEKIL
- a CDS encoding DUF6514 family protein is translated as MKETEVFAVKTFLNSYPKNRYANFRYMLLEDEKEMKNADQVTKVKCFGAEIIREDLDGDCIYARESNRIECITPYRYKAVQLLKKLFDGCVSPIHLIDIAGPIVDEWVSDFDLEQASVQNYI
- the acpS gene encoding holo-ACP synthase; amino-acid sequence: MKILGTGIDIVEIGRIEDASERNTTFLTRIFTTVEIEYFKSKGFNPCHTAGTFAAKEAVFKALGKGIGSIKFKDVEIVRENSGKPVVNLYGNALKYSYSAGVKNIYISISHSRDYAVAYAVSEGDDNA
- a CDS encoding NAD(P)H-hydrate dehydratase — encoded protein: MKAALSSQMRKIDSDAVSIYGIPGVLLMENAAIKLCSHIVDVEKYKNEKICIVCGKGNNGGDGFTAARHLALSGRSVIIYLIGAGKDLKGDALTNYIIDKNMGIEIYEVRSMDGLNLLKKDIKGSGIVVDGLLGTGIKGEVKGLYKDIIDIINENARFVVSIDIPSGVDADTGKVSGAAVLADRTVTFALPKIGLYTFPGADHAGRVYIEDISMPHELIERQNINTGILTESDISNVFLPRKRDSNKGTYGRALIIGGSENMMGAPVMSILSALRCGAGLVEACVPSSIQQRVAPLAVEAIVKGVKDEDGIICSNALDEILDSLKHASSYAIGPGLTASERLLDILSNVIEEADVPGVIDADGLNVLSLDKSILKESKSQIIITPHPGEMARLLKSSIKDIQSDRIGCAREFSSEFGAITVLKGANTVIASPNGEVFINTTGNPGMAKGGSGDILTGMIASLLAQGIEPYEACKAGVFVHGRAGDIALQHKGEYGMKARDIIDSIPDAILSINCKSID